The following are encoded together in the Deinococcus soli (ex Cha et al. 2016) genome:
- a CDS encoding VanZ family protein yields MSVRRARPLWWVPSLVIMGMIWWLSSAPQTPGPSLEHPKDWIAHFLAYLSLAFCLGRATGQRGLALVIAAWFGALDEVHQSFVPPREAGVQDWLFDVAGAWVGVRLAVRRPTTPAPEAQGVVHPV; encoded by the coding sequence TTGAGCGTCCGCCGCGCGAGGCCGCTGTGGTGGGTGCCGTCCCTGGTGATCATGGGGATGATCTGGTGGCTGAGCAGCGCGCCGCAGACGCCAGGGCCGTCCCTGGAGCACCCGAAGGACTGGATCGCGCATTTCCTGGCGTACCTGTCGCTGGCCTTCTGTCTGGGCCGCGCGACGGGGCAGCGGGGGCTGGCGCTGGTGATCGCGGCGTGGTTCGGCGCGCTGGACGAGGTGCACCAGTCGTTCGTGCCGCCGCGTGAGGCGGGCGTGCAGGACTGGCTGTTCGACGTGGCGGGCGCGTGGGTGGGCGTGCGGCTCGCGGTGCGCAGGCCCACCACCCCGGCACCCGAGGCCCAGGGCGTGGTTCATCCGGTCTGA
- a CDS encoding AAA family ATPase — protein MTAPTLPPAQASHVAALHAALTQLDGVILGKGPQIRLAAACLLARGHLLIEDQPGVGKTTLAQALARTCGLHFRRVQFTADLLPADLTGVSVWDAPSSAFRFVEGPVFSELLLADEINRATPRTQGALLEAMEERQVSEGGVTRALPEPFFVIATQNPAAFVGTSPLPEAQLDRFLMTVTLGYPDVRAERQLLETGGRSLSVRELPAVLNAGMLIAMQAEVDAVHVAGPLLDYLQLLARATREHPGLTTGLSPRGLLALLAGARAWAYLHGRGMVLPEDVQAVFAPLATHRLSARAGVSVPDVIERLLRETPIP, from the coding sequence ATGACCGCACCGACCCTCCCGCCCGCGCAGGCCAGCCACGTGGCGGCGCTGCACGCGGCCCTCACACAACTGGACGGGGTGATCCTCGGGAAGGGCCCGCAGATCCGGCTGGCCGCCGCGTGCCTGCTCGCGCGCGGGCACCTGCTCATCGAGGACCAGCCGGGCGTGGGCAAGACCACGCTGGCGCAGGCCCTGGCGCGCACCTGTGGCCTGCACTTCCGGCGCGTGCAGTTCACGGCGGACCTGCTGCCCGCTGACCTGACGGGCGTGAGCGTCTGGGACGCGCCGAGCAGCGCGTTCCGTTTCGTGGAGGGGCCGGTGTTCAGCGAACTGCTCCTCGCGGACGAGATCAACCGCGCCACGCCCCGCACGCAGGGCGCCCTGCTGGAGGCTATGGAGGAGCGGCAGGTCTCGGAGGGCGGCGTGACCCGCGCGCTGCCGGAGCCGTTCTTCGTGATCGCCACGCAGAACCCGGCGGCGTTCGTGGGGACCAGCCCCCTGCCCGAAGCGCAGCTGGACCGCTTCCTGATGACTGTCACGCTGGGCTACCCGGACGTGCGCGCCGAACGGCAACTGTTGGAAACCGGGGGCCGCAGTCTGTCCGTCCGCGAACTGCCGGCCGTGCTGAATGCGGGCATGCTGATCGCCATGCAGGCTGAGGTGGACGCCGTGCATGTCGCCGGGCCGCTGCTGGACTACCTGCAACTGCTGGCCCGCGCGACCCGTGAGCACCCGGGCCTGACGACCGGCCTGAGCCCGCGCGGGCTGCTGGCGCTGCTGGCGGGCGCGCGCGCCTGGGCGTACCTGCACGGGCGCGGCATGGTCCTGCCGGAGGACGTGCAGGCGGTGTTCGCGCCGCTGGCCACGCACCGCCTGAGCGCCCGCGCGGGCGTGAGCGTCCCCGACGTGATCGAGCGCCTGCTGCGCGAGACGCCCATTCCCTGA